Genomic DNA from Bacillus oleivorans:
GCTCTTCAAGTATTGATAGATGTATCTACATTAGAGGCAGGGGAACATGAAGTGGCATTATCTTTTACCCCGCCCGAAAATGTAGACTGGGAAATTTCAGAATCAACAGTTCAAATTCTCATTCAGGAACCGGCAGAAGGCTAGTTGAAAATGAAATAAAGGAGCGAAAGATACATGGGTAAATATTTTGGAACGGATGGAGTACGAGGGGTTGCAAACTCAGAGCTGACACCTGAACTTGCTTTTAAACTAGGAAGATTTGGCGGTTATGTTTTAACAAAAGAAACAGAACGTCCGAAAGTTTTAATTGGAAGAGATACGAGAATATCTGGACATATGCTTGAAAGTGCACTTGTTGCAGGTCTTTTATCCATTGGAGCTGAAGTGATGCGCTTAGGCGTCATTTCAACTCCTGGGGTTGCTTATTTAACGAAATTTCTAGGAGCTCATGCAGGTGTTATGATCTCTGCATCTCATAATCCGGTTGCTGACAATGGCATTAAATTTTTTGGCCCGGATGGTTTTAAATTATCTGATGAACAAGAGAATGAGATTGAGGAATTATTAGATCTAGAAGAGGACACCTTGCCTAGACCAACAGGTGCTAATCTAGGTCAGTTAAATGACTATCTAGAAGGTGGTCAAAAGTATTTACAATACTTAAAAACGACAGTGGATGAAGACTTTACAGGCATACATATCGCGCTTGATTGTGCTCATGGGGCTACTTCTTCACTTGCTGCCCATCTTTTTGCTGATCTGGAAGCGGATCTCTCAACAATGGGGGCCTCTCCAAATGGATTAAACATTAATGAAGGGGTCGGTTCGACTCACCCTGAGGCCTTAGCGCAGTTTGTATTAGAGAAAAAAGCCGATATTGGTCTTTCCTTTGATGGGGACGGTGACCGTCTGATTGCCATTGACGAAAGTGGGAACATTGTTGATGGCGACCAAATCATGTATATTTGTGCGAAGTATTTTAAAGAAGACGGACGCTTGCGTCATAATACAGTTGTCTCAACAGTCATGAGTAATCTAGGCTTTTATAAAGGGCTGGAGCAACATGGAATCGAAAGTGTTCAAACCGCGGTTGGCGATAGATATGTAGTAGAGGAAATGAAAAAGAATGGCTACAATTTAGGCGGTGAACAGTCTGGCCATATAATCTTCCTGGATTATAATACGACTGGTGATGGTCTATTAACCGGTGTTCAGCTTGTTAATATTCTAAAAATTACAGGTAAGCCACTTTCGGAACTTGCAGCTGAAATGAAGAAGTATCCGCAAAAATTAGTGAATGTACGTGTGACTGATAAAGAACACGTGAAAGACAATGAAAAAGTCAAAGCAACCATTGAAGCGGTTGAGGCAGAGATGAATGGAAATGGCCGTGTGCTAGTTCGTCCATCAGGCACGGAACCGTTAGTGCGTGTAATGGTTGAAGCGCCAACGGAGGAACAATGCACAGAATATGTAGAGCGGATTGCGGCAGTCGTTAAAGAAGAAATGGGTCTCGCCGAATAAATTCCGAAACTAAATATGCAGAGGTGGAACCCCCGATTCCACTCCTGCATATTTTTGTATATACCCCTAAAAAAGTGGGGTGGCAAAATTTCCCCTTATCACAGCAGCAAGCTTTTAGTTGACGCTGTAGAGCAGGTATTGTAATATCAATACATGTGTTTTGTTTTGCCAAAAGCGGGGTATACAAAACATATTCTATGAAAAAGGAGGATAGGGGAAAAACTTACTATAAGCGCCAGAACTAAACAAGTTTGTTTAGTTGACGAGGAGAAGGACGATCGAAGCTTTCGGCGGATGCCTTCCAGTTGTTCTGCACAGCTGAGACTCGATTCTTAAAACAGAAGGGTGACTTTCTGCACAAAGGGATAGAGATGCAGACCGCTTCATAAACGATTGCTATCTAGTAAAAACTAGGTATCATACCGTCAAAACTAACTAGAGATAAGGGGGCAATTGGATTGCCCCGACAAATGAGGCTTCCTTTTGCCCCCAAAATAGGAGGCAATTGAAGTATGTGTGGAATTGTTGGATATATCGGAAATACGGATGCAAAAGAGATTCTTTTAAGAGGTCTAGAAAAGCTGGAATACAGAGGTTATGATTCTGCAGGAATCGCTGTACAAACAGAAACTGGCGTGCAAGTTTTCAAAGAAAAAGGCCGGATTGCCGATCTTCGCGAGATTGTAGACCCTGCTGTTGAAACTTTTACAGGAATTGGCCACACCCGCTGGGCAACCCACGGTGAACCAAGCCGGGAAAATGCACACCCTCATCAAAGTACAACAGAACGATTCACGCTTGTTCATAATGGAGTGATCGAGAATTATCTCCAGCTTAAGCGCGAGTATCTGGCAGATGTAACATTTAACAGTGAAACAGACACAGAAGTCATCGTTCAGCTTGTTGAAAAATTCGTGAACGAGGGGCTTGAAGTGAATGAAGCGTTCCGCAATACGCTATCGCTGTTACATGGATCTTATGCCCTCGCCCTGTTAGACCGTGAGAATCCAGACACGATTTATGTAGCAAAAAATAAGAGCCCCTTATTGGTTGGCCTTGGTGATGTCTTTAACGTTGTGGCTAGTGATGCGATGGCGATGCTTCAAGTAACCGACCGTTATGTCGAGCTTATGGATAAAGAAATGGTTACAGTAACAAAAGATTCTGTTACGCTTCAAAAGCTTAACGGAGAAGTGGTGGAGCGAGCTCCATTTATTGCTGAATTAGATGCAAGCGATATTGAAAAAGGTACTTACCCTCACTATATGCTCAAGGAAATCGACGAGCAGCCTGCTGTGATTCGTAAAATTATTCAAGCCTATCAAAACGAAGCAGGCGAGCTTAGCATCGATCCTGAAATCGTTGAGGCTGTAAATCATACCGACCGGATTTACATTGTTGCGGCCGGAACAAGCTACCATGCCGGATTAGTCGGAAAAGAGTTCATCGAAAAAATGGCGAAAATTCCGGTAGAGGTTCATGTTGCGAGTGAATTTGCTTACAATATGCCATTACTGTCTGAAAAACCTTTATTTGTGTTCATTTCACAAAGCGGGGAGACAGCCGACAGCCGTGCTTGCTTAGTTCATGTAAAAGAACTAGGGTACCCGGCCTTAACGATTACAAATGTTCCAGGCTCAACGCTATCCCGGGAAGCTGACTATACATTACTATTACATGCGGGTCCTGAGATTGCAGTAGCATCTACAAAAGCTTACACAGCCCAGTTGGCTGTACTCGCGATTTTAGCCCATGTTGCAGGGAAAGCAAAAGGTCTTGGATTCGAAGCCGATCTTGTTCAAGAGCTAGGTATTGTTGCGAATGCGATTCAAGTGCTGGTTGATACGAAAGTTGAAATCGAGTATATTGCTCGCGAGTATCTATCTGTTACAAGAAACGCTTTCTTCATCGGCCGTGCGCTTGACTATTATGTAGGACTTGAGGGAGCGCTTAAGCTCAAAGAAATCTCCTATATTCAAGCTGAAGGCTTTGCCGGTGGGGAATTAAAACACGGAACGATTGCTTTGATCGAAGAAGGAACACCAGTCATTGCACTTGCAACACAACCAAGCGTCAACCTAAGCATTCGCGGAAATGTCAAAGAGGTGGTAGCTCGCGGAGCCTACCCTTGCGTCATCTCCATGAACGGCTTAGAAGAGGAAGACGACCGCTTCGTTCTTCCTGAAGTCAACGAAATGTTAACACCCCTTATCTCAGTCGTGCCGTTACAGCTACTAGCCTATTATGCAGCGCTTCACAGAGACTGTGACGTGGATAAACCACGGAATTTGGCGAAGAGTGTGACGGTGGAGTAGTTATTAAAAAATTTGCAATCCTGTTGTTTATCGACAACTTAGTGGTGCCCTAAACAACTCAAGAGTACCCTGAACAACCTAGTAGTGCCCTTAACAACTTAAGGGTACCCTAATTGTTCTCATGGAATTCTAAATATGTTTCCGTCTTAAGGTGAAAAAACACAGATGATAAAAGGAGCTTGGATTTCAAGCTCCTTTTAACATACCTATCCTCTTCTTAAACTAAAGCCCCCGTACGTTCATAAGGAATTCTAAAAAGGGCTATAACCACTATTATAATTATGGACTTTTTCCACTTAATATGACCACTATAGGTAGTCAGAAATCCACCGTTTATTATGCTTTCAAAAGATTTAATATCATCGTGATAATAGAAATAAGTGTAGATTTGAAATAAAGTAACGATGTTTATAAAAAAGATGTGAAGTTTAAAATAAAGTAGCGACGTTTATAAAAAAGTTTGATTAAAAATCCTGTGTTGATATGCAGGATTTTTTCTTGTTCCACAAACGGGCTATATTGTGGAAAAAGTAATTTTTTTGTAAAATTAGTAAAGAAAGAATATTTACTTATTTCTTTATTTAATACTTGGAAAGTTGGGTAACTATGAAATATATTGGCTTCATAATAGAAAACTATAGAGCTATAGAACGAATAGAGGTTAAAATTTCGGACCCATTAATTCCTATAATAGGGATCAATGAATCAGGAAAAACATCTGTACTTAAGGGGATCTTATCTTTTGACAAGTTGAAAGATAATTACAATAAGGGTGAGCACTTAAACTTTAAAAATAAATATTCGTATAAAGAAAAACAGTGTAATATAACTGCTCGTGTTCTTATTGAAACTGAAGAAGAAGTAGAAAAACTAGCAAAAAAAATGAAACTCAAAGTTGGAGACCCCCTAGTGGAAACTCTATTTGATTATGTTAAGAATAAAAGATTAATTAATATTTCAAGGTCATTAAATCTGATGGAATATAATCTAATAGATTTTCCTATAGAAGAGGAAAGAAACAAAGAGATGGCCGATAAACTATTTGATCTTTTACCAATTATTTTATATTTCGATGATTTTAGTGATAGAGTACCTGAAACTATTGACTTGCCACCAAATTACATAGAAAAAGGTATAAGGTCAGGTAACAGTGTTCAAGCAGAATGGCGAAGCCTTATTGAAGAGATATTTTATAGATCGACAGACGGCGAATATACAATAAAGGATTTCCTAGAAATAGAAGACCCTGATGATAAAGCTGCACTGTTAAGTGATGTTAGTGATCAACTAAATGCAGATATTATAGATGAATGGAAAAAATTAAAACTAAAGGGTAGCAGCGCACTTGCAAATGATGAAGATGATTTAGAATTAAAAATAATTTATACTCCTCCAACTGAGGAATACAACAAATATAGCTTTGAATTTAAGGTAGTAGATAAAACACTGAATCAGAGAAAACGGCAATTTAATGTAACTGAGCGTAGTAAAGGTTTTCAATGGTATTTTAATTTTATAATTAAATTAAAATTTAATGCAAAATATAAAGATAATCCTTCTAACGCAATATATTTATTAGATGAACCAGGATCATACCTTCATTCTTCTGCACAAGAAGAATTATTAAGTGAGTTAAAAGTGATTTCTGAAAATAATACACTTCTATATTGTACACATTCACAGTATCTACTTGATCCAGAGAAGATAAATATATCCACTATAAAAATTGCAATAAAGCAAGAGGGAAATATTGTTTTAAAACCATTTAATTCATATGGAAAAAACTATAATCAAGGTGCATTAACTCCGTTAATGGATGCATTGCATTTAAAGACGGGATTGGAATCTATAAATACAAAAAATGTAATTATTACTGAAGGGATAACGGATTATTATTTTCTTAAACTTCTTACTGAATATAGAGAAGAGTTCCAAAAACATGATATTCAGCTAATTCCAGGTGCTGGTGCACAAAATTTGAGAGAACTTATATCATTGTCAATTGCATGGTCATCAAAATATCTAGTTTTACTGGATAATGATGATGCAGGAAGGAATGCTTATAATACTTATATATCTTATTTTGGAGAAGGTGAAAGTGACAATTTATACTTGTATAATGATCGCGAGGAAACTTTTGTGCTAGAAGATTTTATTTTAGATGAGGATGAAAAAAATATTTTAGAATTGACAAATTCAGATAATTTAAAATCAGCGTTTATTTCCCTTTATTTCTTAGAAGATAAAAATTTGAGGAGAAGAATAATTAAGAAATTGGATAGTAGCAATTTGGTATTTTTGAGTAGCATTATTGACAATCATTTTAAAGTTGAAAATGATCAAACTTTTTTATAAAAATCGTCCTCGTGAAATATTTAAAGAGCCTGTTTTGATCAATCATTTTTAAAAAGCAGGCTCTTTTATATTTGGAAAATCAACATAATAAGACGTGTTTTTGATCAAACTTTTTTATAACCCAACAATAAGAAGGTAAGTTTATGATCTGTCCCCTACTTTATTCCAGCAAAAAACAAACCTTCTACCTGATACTTCAACAAAAAGAAAGAAGGCTATATAATTAGCCTTCTAAGCAAATGACATCCTATAGTTCAAAAACATTTGTATGGATAGATTTATGATTTTCCCTGAACTCGGTGGGCGTGATTTTTTATTTACCACTCAAATTTTCCGGAACACACACAACTTGTGTCTTTCCCGTATTTCATCATCTGATATCCCCTCTCTATTGAGCAGGGCCAACCAAACTGGCCGTCTTGCGATCATAGGTCACATTGGTAATAGAGCCATCCTGAATACGACGCACCGCTTCGTCAATCAC
This window encodes:
- the glmM gene encoding phosphoglucosamine mutase; amino-acid sequence: MGKYFGTDGVRGVANSELTPELAFKLGRFGGYVLTKETERPKVLIGRDTRISGHMLESALVAGLLSIGAEVMRLGVISTPGVAYLTKFLGAHAGVMISASHNPVADNGIKFFGPDGFKLSDEQENEIEELLDLEEDTLPRPTGANLGQLNDYLEGGQKYLQYLKTTVDEDFTGIHIALDCAHGATSSLAAHLFADLEADLSTMGASPNGLNINEGVGSTHPEALAQFVLEKKADIGLSFDGDGDRLIAIDESGNIVDGDQIMYICAKYFKEDGRLRHNTVVSTVMSNLGFYKGLEQHGIESVQTAVGDRYVVEEMKKNGYNLGGEQSGHIIFLDYNTTGDGLLTGVQLVNILKITGKPLSELAAEMKKYPQKLVNVRVTDKEHVKDNEKVKATIEAVEAEMNGNGRVLVRPSGTEPLVRVMVEAPTEEQCTEYVERIAAVVKEEMGLAE
- the glmS gene encoding glutamine--fructose-6-phosphate transaminase (isomerizing) codes for the protein MCGIVGYIGNTDAKEILLRGLEKLEYRGYDSAGIAVQTETGVQVFKEKGRIADLREIVDPAVETFTGIGHTRWATHGEPSRENAHPHQSTTERFTLVHNGVIENYLQLKREYLADVTFNSETDTEVIVQLVEKFVNEGLEVNEAFRNTLSLLHGSYALALLDRENPDTIYVAKNKSPLLVGLGDVFNVVASDAMAMLQVTDRYVELMDKEMVTVTKDSVTLQKLNGEVVERAPFIAELDASDIEKGTYPHYMLKEIDEQPAVIRKIIQAYQNEAGELSIDPEIVEAVNHTDRIYIVAAGTSYHAGLVGKEFIEKMAKIPVEVHVASEFAYNMPLLSEKPLFVFISQSGETADSRACLVHVKELGYPALTITNVPGSTLSREADYTLLLHAGPEIAVASTKAYTAQLAVLAILAHVAGKAKGLGFEADLVQELGIVANAIQVLVDTKVEIEYIAREYLSVTRNAFFIGRALDYYVGLEGALKLKEISYIQAEGFAGGELKHGTIALIEEGTPVIALATQPSVNLSIRGNVKEVVARGAYPCVISMNGLEEEDDRFVLPEVNEMLTPLISVVPLQLLAYYAALHRDCDVDKPRNLAKSVTVE
- a CDS encoding ATP-dependent nuclease; translated protein: MKYIGFIIENYRAIERIEVKISDPLIPIIGINESGKTSVLKGILSFDKLKDNYNKGEHLNFKNKYSYKEKQCNITARVLIETEEEVEKLAKKMKLKVGDPLVETLFDYVKNKRLINISRSLNLMEYNLIDFPIEEERNKEMADKLFDLLPIILYFDDFSDRVPETIDLPPNYIEKGIRSGNSVQAEWRSLIEEIFYRSTDGEYTIKDFLEIEDPDDKAALLSDVSDQLNADIIDEWKKLKLKGSSALANDEDDLELKIIYTPPTEEYNKYSFEFKVVDKTLNQRKRQFNVTERSKGFQWYFNFIIKLKFNAKYKDNPSNAIYLLDEPGSYLHSSAQEELLSELKVISENNTLLYCTHSQYLLDPEKINISTIKIAIKQEGNIVLKPFNSYGKNYNQGALTPLMDALHLKTGLESINTKNVIITEGITDYYFLKLLTEYREEFQKHDIQLIPGAGAQNLRELISLSIAWSSKYLVLLDNDDAGRNAYNTYISYFGEGESDNLYLYNDREETFVLEDFILDEDEKNILELTNSDNLKSAFISLYFLEDKNLRRRIIKKLDSSNLVFLSSIIDNHFKVENDQTFL